From Pristiophorus japonicus isolate sPriJap1 chromosome 7, sPriJap1.hap1, whole genome shotgun sequence, one genomic window encodes:
- the mtcl3a gene encoding protein SOGA3a isoform X3 yields MLREGRGSVLIQGSRQAGENRRILLELRSILQGVQAEIKKEEDHRAELQRQYSSDKYAWELERAELKCRIGQLEVKANKQYMEKTPRETFGKEREEQKRLLANTHSAAMDLRKQLEKSERNWGREKMELLERFDNERKEWESQLKDMQRKIEQIYWDVNSRQECKLNGQANGQRQRKTKGDDWVLLNLHASSLECNESQDEKVQNHMNCARALGAVMEDVTLNDTDRGIGKSTSDPLFIEELSLESLEEGGSSQNSQNTENDKKKYSSALNAALQEIAKVSEELCSYQEEIQKKVNHRRTKSISYLQEYEKKDENTFLRNETSSDENSCVSNDIFKALSPTLTEYQKCSEELHNEKNWNHSNMDGHGISPGLSGGDGVNDVSPPRKTAPPVPPRTSSWYFASSFSVFPQDHEDAVKEDNSNYKTQNHNAGKSCNSPYVVRKFEAMLQENEQKSFIDGRLFGTLAPQIKCDMGPKYNKNNNHSRWSCDVTKFGLGTENKYFDSAVKPFSSDKNLMLPMQEKSRGPNSIRGLQQTKSLSPKSNPSECNFSSTSKTTGVCNTSGVFVESTLDVPSTQTSSFRKTALNTESCDPVAYGKSVELPQNETSTCPGSSFSLHSAGNVHATRQFSSKHTGSAFRPYMSSSMTNTKIAGQDKHSNGFPDWLADGDKRHMFDKVDLIPNNVSSPTRSPYARSNFDIVQTMLRNNEKPSSPSFQVKKKVVNFADGRTKQQTFHSGSLHENPNKIAHLFQILHLDQEKQEIRRKSGPSQWVSGQQATLPVTVPPVTMRLNGVSFSRPARPQNRRLPSRWATRSPSAPAILNRAAQKHYQAFLFDIKTSII; encoded by the exons GCTGGTGAAAACAGAAGAATTTTGCTTGAACTTAGGTCCATTTTGCAAGGTGTTCAGGCTGAAATTAAAAAGGAGGAGGATCACAGGGCAGAACTACAGCGTCAGTATTCCAGTGACAAGTATGCCTGGGAACTGGAGAGAGCAGAGCTCAAATGTCGCATTGGACAG CTGGAAGTAAAGGCAAATAAACAGTACATGGAAAAAACACCCCGAGAAACATTTGGAAAAGAAAGGGAGGAACAGAAGCGGTTGTTGGCAAACACTCACTCAGCAGCCATGGACCTGAGGAAACAGCTGGAGaagagtgagagaaactggggcaggGAGAAGATGGAGTTACTTGAACGATTTGACAATGAAAGAAAGGAATGGGAAAGTCAACTGAAGGACATGCAGAGGAAGATAGAGCAG ATTTACTGGGACGTAAATTCAAGACAAGAATGTAAATTGAATGGACAAGCAAATGGGCAAAGACAAAGAAAAACCAAAGGAGATGATTGGGTACTGCTTAATTTACATGCCTCCAGTCTTGAATGCAATGAGTCACAAGATGAAAAAGTCCAGAATCATATGAACTGTGCAAGGGCCCTTGGTGCAGTGATGGAAGATGTAACTTTGAATGATACAGATCGAGGCATAGGGAAGAGTACAAGTGACCCATTGTTTATTGAGGAATTATCACTTGAAAGTTTAGAGGAAGGTGGTAGCAGTCAAAATTCACAAAATACAGAGAATGATAAAAAGAAATACTCCAGTGCTCTGAATGCA GCTTTACAAGAAATCGCAAAAGTAAGTGAAGAATTATGCAGTTACCAAGAGGAAATCCAGAAAAAAGTGAACCACAGAAG AACAAAATCAATTTCATATCTGCAAGAATATGAGAAAAAAGATGAAAATACATTTTTAAGAAATGAAACCTCCTCAGATGAGAATAGCTGCGTGTCAAATGATATATTTAAAGCATTAAGTCCTACACTTACAGAATACCAAAAATGTTCGGAAGAGTTACATAATGAGAAAAACTGGAATCACTCCAATATGGATGGGCACGGAATTTCTCCTGGACTTTCAGGGGGAGATGGCGTAAATGATGTATCTCCCCCAAGGAAAACAGCTCCACCAGTTCCACCAAGGACATCCTCTTGGTACTTTGCAAGTTCATTCTCAGTATTTCCACAGGATCATGAAGATGCTGTGAAGGAAGATAACAGTAACTACAAAACACAAAATCATAATGCAGGAAAAAGTTGCAATAGCCCTTATGTTGTGAGAAAATTTGAAGCAATGCTGCAGGAAAATGAACAGAAATCTTTTATAGATGGAAGACTTTTTGGAACTTTAGCACCACAGATTAAATGTGACATGGGTCCTAAATACAATAAAAACAATAACCACAGCAGGTGGTCATGTGATGTAACTAAATTTGGATTAGGAACTGAAAACAAATATTTTGATTCAGCAGTTAAACCATTTTCTTCAGATAAAAACCTGATGTTACCAATGCAGGAGAAGAGTCGAGGTCCAAACTCCATCCGTGGACTTCAGCAAACAAAATCTCTGTCTCCAAAATCCAATCCATCAGAGTGTAACTTTTCAAGCACTTCAAAGACAACAGGAGTTTGCAATACCAGTGGTGTGTTTGTGGAGTCCACATTGGATGTACCTTCAACACAAACTAGTAGCTTCAGAAAAACTGCTTTAAACACTGAAAGCTGTGATCCTGTTGCATATGGAAAATCAGTGGAATTGCCACAGAATGAGACATCTACTTGCCCAGGATCTAGCTTCTCGCTTCACTCTGCAGGGAATGTCCATGCCACCAGACAGTTTTCTTCAAAGCATACTGGTTCAGCTTTTAGACCCTATATGTCATCTTCCATGACCAACACAAAAATAGCCGGACAGGACAAACATAGCAACGGATTTCCTGATTGGCTGGCTGACGGTGACAAAAGGCACATGTTTGACAAAGTAGACTTGATTCCAAATAATGTTTCCAGCCCAACACGGTCACCATATGCAAGGTCCAATTTTGATATTGTCCAAACAATGTTGAGAAACAATGAAAAGCCATCAAGTCCTTCCTTTCAAGTGAAGAAAAAGGTTGTCAATTTTGCTGATGGCAGAACAAAGCAACAGACATTTCATTCTGGATCTTTGCATGAAAATCCAAATAAGATTGCTCACCTTTTTCAAATACTTCACCTAGATCAAGAAAAACAAGAGATAAGAAGGAAATCTGGACCATCCCAGTGGGTCTCAGGGCAGCAAGCTACATTACCTGTG ACCGTGCCACCTGTGACAATGAGATTGAATGGGGTGAGCTTCTCACGTCCTGCGAGACCACAGAATCGCCGCTTACCATCACGATGGGCAACAAGATCACCATCTGCACCAGCTATACTTAACCGAGCTGCACAGAAACACTATCAAGCTTTCTTATTTGACATAAAAACTTCAATCATATAA